The following proteins come from a genomic window of Hymenobacter canadensis:
- the rpsA gene encoding 30S ribosomal protein S1: MAEVVDNFDWDNVGASGFGGNYTAEQRAEMEQMYSDTLTTVQEEEVIKGTVVGITDRDVILNIGFKSDGLVPLSEFRDLTDLKIGDEVEVFIEDQEDANGQLILSRKKAKIKQAWKSIYDALENDTVLEGVVKRRTKGGLIMDLDGVEAFLPGSQIDVKPIRDFDIYVGRRMEVKVVKINAAFDNVVVSHKVLIEKDLEKQREAILNNLEKGQILEGVIKNMTNFGVFIDLGGVDGLLHITDISWGRIAHPSEVLQLDQKLNIVVLDFDEAKKRISLGLKQLTPHPWDSLGADMGVGSKVKGRIVNVADYGAFMEIIPGVEGLIHVSEMSWSQHLRNPQDFIKQGDVVEAQILTLDREDRKMSLGIKQLSEDPWTRGDFSEKYAIGSKHNGLVRNLTNFGLFVELEEGVDGLVHVSDLSWTKKVKHPSEVVKVGDRLDVVVLELDVNNRRLALGHKQLEENPWDTFQTVFTPGSVHKATITEKTDRGAVLELPYGIEGFAYPKSLQKEDGSQAENGESLDFRVVEFSKEDRRIVLSHNAVYNQQAEEEGRASKFTKKKPAGAAGASTQGEGKLSDLKKPATAEKSTLGDLDALSALRDKMMGNERQAGEQKLSGKAAPKAEAAEAATEAPAEGGVLAAVTGAASAAFDKAKEVVGDAVEAASHSEAFEKAKGVAGDVVDSVKNALSSDDAADKKDEEKA; encoded by the coding sequence ATGGCAGAAGTAGTAGACAATTTCGACTGGGACAACGTTGGAGCCAGCGGCTTCGGTGGTAACTATACCGCTGAGCAGCGCGCCGAAATGGAGCAGATGTACAGCGACACGCTGACCACTGTCCAGGAGGAAGAAGTAATCAAAGGCACCGTGGTAGGTATCACCGACCGCGACGTAATCCTGAACATCGGCTTCAAATCCGATGGTTTGGTGCCCCTGTCGGAATTCCGCGACCTGACCGACCTCAAAATCGGCGACGAGGTAGAGGTGTTCATCGAAGACCAGGAGGATGCCAACGGCCAGCTGATCCTGAGCCGTAAGAAAGCCAAAATCAAGCAGGCCTGGAAATCCATCTACGATGCTCTCGAGAACGACACCGTTCTGGAAGGCGTAGTAAAGCGTCGCACGAAAGGCGGCCTGATCATGGACCTGGACGGCGTAGAAGCCTTCCTGCCCGGCTCGCAGATCGATGTGAAGCCAATCCGTGACTTCGACATCTATGTTGGTCGTCGTATGGAAGTGAAAGTGGTGAAAATCAACGCCGCTTTCGACAACGTGGTAGTTTCGCACAAAGTCCTGATCGAGAAAGACCTCGAAAAGCAGCGCGAAGCCATCCTCAACAACCTGGAGAAAGGCCAGATCCTGGAGGGCGTTATCAAGAACATGACCAACTTCGGCGTGTTCATCGACCTCGGCGGCGTAGACGGCCTGCTGCACATCACCGACATTTCGTGGGGCCGTATCGCTCACCCGAGCGAAGTACTGCAACTCGATCAGAAGCTGAACATCGTAGTTCTGGACTTCGACGAAGCCAAGAAGCGTATCAGCCTCGGCCTGAAGCAGCTGACTCCTCACCCATGGGATTCGCTCGGCGCCGACATGGGCGTTGGCTCGAAAGTGAAAGGCCGTATCGTGAACGTAGCTGACTATGGCGCGTTCATGGAAATCATCCCCGGCGTAGAAGGCCTGATCCACGTTTCGGAGATGTCCTGGAGCCAGCACCTGCGCAACCCGCAGGACTTCATCAAGCAGGGCGACGTAGTAGAGGCTCAGATCCTGACCCTCGACCGCGAAGACCGCAAGATGAGCCTCGGCATCAAGCAGCTCAGCGAGGATCCATGGACTCGTGGCGACTTCTCCGAGAAGTATGCCATCGGCAGCAAGCACAACGGCCTGGTGCGCAACCTGACCAACTTCGGCCTGTTCGTAGAACTGGAAGAGGGTGTAGACGGCCTGGTGCACGTGTCGGACCTGTCGTGGACCAAGAAAGTGAAGCATCCTTCGGAAGTCGTGAAAGTTGGCGACCGTCTGGACGTAGTGGTACTGGAGCTCGACGTGAACAACCGTCGTCTGGCCCTGGGCCACAAGCAGCTGGAAGAAAACCCATGGGATACGTTCCAGACGGTATTCACTCCCGGCTCGGTTCACAAAGCCACCATCACCGAGAAAACCGACCGTGGTGCCGTGCTCGAGCTGCCGTACGGCATCGAAGGCTTCGCGTATCCTAAGTCGCTGCAGAAGGAAGATGGCTCGCAGGCTGAAAACGGCGAATCGCTGGACTTCCGTGTAGTGGAATTCTCGAAAGAGGATCGCCGCATCGTGCTGTCGCACAACGCCGTGTACAACCAGCAGGCTGAGGAAGAAGGCCGCGCTTCGAAGTTCACGAAGAAGAAGCCAGCCGGCGCCGCCGGTGCTTCCACCCAGGGTGAAGGCAAACTGAGCGACCTCAAGAAGCCCGCAACGGCTGAAAAGTCGACCCTCGGTGACCTGGACGCGCTGAGCGCTCTGCGTGACAAGATGATGGGCAACGAGCGTCAGGCTGGTGAGCAGAAGCTCTCGGGCAAGGCTGCTCCAAAGGCTGAGGCTGCTGAAGCTGCTACCGAGGCTCCGGCCGAAGGTGGTGTGCTGGCTGCTGTGACGGGTGCTGCTTCGGCTGCCTTCGACAAAGCCAAGGAAGTGGTAGGCGACGCCGTAGAGGCTGCCTCGCACTCCGAAGCTTTCGAGAAAGCCAAAGGTGTTGCCGGTGACGTAGTAGACTCGGTGAAAAACGCCCTGTCGAGCGACGACGCTGCTGACAAGAAAGACGAAGAGAAAGCCTAA
- a CDS encoding fatty acid desaturase family protein, translated as MHAPKFAASRSFHKELKLRTSAYFAEAGKDTTGDSRLFAKAIILTVAFVAVYLHLVFLTPPTWLALAECALLGLVGSAIGFNVMHDGAHGSFSKSRWINQFASFTLNVLGGNSFMWNVKHNLIHHMYTNVDGVDDDLDAQPWLRLSSTQKRYGFHRFQHLYFWFFYALLFIAWIFFMDYQKYFKGKVGEMPIKKMTATDQSVFWGFKALHLFLFVALPIYTVGFVFWIVGFLVFATVVGFTMSIVFQLAHTVEHTSFPMPHEITNKLEDEWAIHQIKTTANFATDSKVISWLVGGLNFQVEHHLFPTISHVHYPALNKIIRQACLEFGVEYNEYPKMRYAVASHVAHLREMGRA; from the coding sequence ATGCACGCACCCAAATTTGCTGCTTCCCGCTCCTTTCATAAAGAGTTGAAGCTTCGCACCAGCGCCTACTTCGCCGAAGCCGGCAAAGACACCACCGGCGACTCCCGCCTGTTCGCCAAAGCCATCATCCTCACGGTGGCCTTCGTGGCGGTGTACCTGCACCTCGTGTTTCTGACGCCGCCCACGTGGCTGGCGCTGGCCGAGTGCGCCCTGCTGGGCCTCGTGGGCTCGGCCATTGGCTTCAACGTCATGCACGACGGCGCCCACGGCTCGTTCAGCAAGTCCCGCTGGATCAACCAGTTTGCGTCTTTCACTCTCAACGTGTTGGGTGGCAATAGCTTCATGTGGAACGTGAAACACAACCTCATCCACCACATGTACACCAACGTGGACGGCGTGGACGACGACCTCGACGCCCAGCCTTGGCTGCGCCTGAGCAGCACGCAGAAGCGCTACGGCTTCCACCGCTTTCAGCACCTGTACTTCTGGTTTTTCTACGCCCTGCTCTTCATTGCCTGGATTTTCTTCATGGATTACCAGAAGTATTTCAAAGGCAAAGTAGGGGAGATGCCTATCAAGAAGATGACGGCCACCGACCAGAGCGTGTTCTGGGGCTTTAAGGCGCTGCACCTGTTCCTGTTCGTGGCGTTGCCCATCTATACCGTGGGTTTCGTTTTCTGGATTGTGGGCTTCCTGGTGTTTGCCACCGTGGTTGGTTTCACCATGAGCATCGTGTTCCAGCTGGCGCACACTGTCGAGCACACGTCCTTCCCTATGCCCCACGAAATCACCAACAAGCTGGAAGACGAGTGGGCCATTCATCAAATCAAAACCACCGCCAACTTCGCTACCGATAGCAAAGTCATCAGCTGGCTGGTAGGCGGCCTCAACTTCCAGGTGGAGCACCACCTGTTCCCCACCATCTCGCACGTGCACTATCCCGCACTCAACAAAATCATCCGCCAGGCCTGCCTGGAGTTCGGCGTGGAGTACAACGAGTACCCCAAGATGCGCTACGCCGTAGCCTCCCACGTTGCGCATTTGCGCGAGATGGGCCGGGCGTAG
- a CDS encoding DUF3298 and DUF4163 domain-containing protein, with product MRYTLSSAPTAARLAGLLLGTSLAACQSNSSDKATTASKPAAEVAAAATAPPDSRGAWYRQYRGVLPGQPTDTITLHLQVWPAGTEFGGVAASYTGPDGHPFDLNGTAGPADSLTLQDYAPEHGASGSQPIVWRLRRQGSLLTGTVGGRPVELRQGQPAGSIQLGSRFFQDSVAAFPETPGTPYAQQRLLALLPASASTSGTLQESLLRGLRADTVDTQPAPTLPKLWQQRLQQFTEDYRQDAAGSRPEPGDTSSPAFGIGLRYDEQQLMHVLWNQAPLLSIGYFSYSYTGGAHGMYGTSAATFDTRTGRRLRYDDIFRAGTQPQLVALLDQAARRMLGLAPGASLEGPLFVKHLPATRNVFLTSGGAVFIYSPYEVASYAQGEIRVFVPLAELRPLLRPGLPVAGGGEVSRP from the coding sequence ATGCGCTATACCCTTTCCTCTGCTCCGACGGCTGCCCGCCTGGCAGGCCTGTTGCTCGGCACCAGCTTGGCTGCCTGCCAGTCCAACTCCTCCGATAAGGCCACCACGGCCAGCAAACCCGCCGCTGAAGTTGCTGCCGCCGCCACCGCCCCACCCGACTCGCGGGGCGCCTGGTACCGGCAGTACCGGGGCGTGCTGCCCGGCCAGCCCACCGATACCATCACGCTACACCTACAGGTGTGGCCCGCCGGAACCGAGTTCGGCGGCGTGGCCGCCAGCTACACCGGCCCCGACGGCCACCCGTTCGATCTGAACGGTACGGCCGGCCCCGCCGATAGCCTCACGTTGCAGGACTACGCGCCCGAGCACGGCGCTAGTGGCAGCCAGCCAATCGTGTGGCGGCTGCGCCGGCAGGGCAGCCTGCTTACGGGCACCGTTGGCGGCCGTCCCGTAGAGCTTCGGCAGGGGCAGCCCGCTGGTAGCATCCAGCTGGGGTCGCGCTTTTTCCAGGATTCTGTGGCGGCTTTTCCCGAAACGCCCGGCACGCCCTACGCGCAGCAGCGCCTGCTGGCCTTGCTGCCCGCTTCAGCCAGTACCTCCGGCACCCTGCAGGAAAGCCTGCTGCGCGGCCTGCGCGCCGATACCGTGGATACCCAGCCGGCCCCGACCCTGCCAAAGCTCTGGCAGCAGCGCCTCCAACAATTCACCGAGGACTACCGCCAGGACGCCGCCGGCAGCCGCCCCGAGCCCGGCGACACCTCCTCGCCGGCCTTCGGCATCGGCCTCCGCTACGATGAGCAGCAGCTGATGCACGTGCTTTGGAATCAGGCACCACTACTCAGTATCGGCTATTTCAGCTACAGCTACACCGGCGGCGCGCACGGCATGTACGGCACCAGCGCCGCCACCTTCGACACCCGCACCGGCCGCCGCCTCCGCTACGACGACATCTTCCGGGCCGGCACCCAGCCCCAGCTGGTGGCCCTGCTCGACCAGGCCGCCCGCCGCATGTTGGGGTTGGCGCCCGGCGCTTCGCTGGAAGGTCCGCTGTTCGTGAAGCACCTGCCTGCCACCCGCAACGTCTTCCTGACCAGCGGTGGCGCCGTGTTCATCTACTCGCCCTACGAAGTGGCTTCCTACGCGCAAGGCGAAATCCGGGTGTTCGTGCCGTTGGCGGAGTTGCGGCCGTTGTTGCGGCCGGGGCTGCCGGTAGCGGGCGGGGGCGAGGTGAGCCGGCCCTAG
- a CDS encoding alpha/beta fold hydrolase: MSYIKAGQDANGNDIKLHYTDQGTGQPVVLIHGWPQTHEAWNYQLGELPKHGLRVVAYTRRGFGNSTKPFEGYDYDTLADDLKAVLDELDLQNVTLVGFSMGGGEVARYMSRHGGARVAKVVFVSAVTPFLLKTDDNPDGVDKSVFEGMTEQMKDDRFGFLQAFGKDFYGVSTLSNPVSQAVLDWSFNMGSLGSQQATLGCAKAFAETDFRRDLETISVPALVIHGDDDKTVPIKNSGDRMNQHLKHATYVTYDGAPHGLFITEKDKLNRDLVEFATSGTVRSDENR, translated from the coding sequence ATGAGCTACATCAAAGCCGGCCAGGACGCCAACGGCAACGACATCAAACTGCATTACACCGACCAAGGCACCGGCCAGCCGGTAGTCCTGATTCATGGCTGGCCCCAGACCCACGAGGCCTGGAACTACCAGCTGGGCGAGCTGCCCAAGCATGGCCTGCGCGTGGTGGCTTACACCCGCCGCGGTTTCGGCAATTCTACCAAGCCTTTTGAAGGCTACGACTACGATACGCTGGCCGACGACCTGAAGGCGGTGCTGGATGAGCTGGATCTGCAGAACGTAACGTTGGTCGGCTTCTCGATGGGCGGCGGTGAAGTAGCCCGCTACATGAGCCGCCACGGCGGTGCCCGCGTGGCCAAAGTGGTATTCGTGTCGGCCGTGACGCCATTCCTGCTCAAAACCGACGACAACCCCGACGGCGTAGACAAGTCGGTGTTCGAGGGCATGACCGAGCAGATGAAAGACGACCGTTTCGGATTCCTGCAGGCATTCGGTAAAGACTTCTACGGTGTAAGTACCCTCAGCAACCCCGTCAGCCAGGCGGTACTGGACTGGTCGTTCAATATGGGTTCCCTGGGTTCGCAGCAGGCTACGCTGGGCTGCGCCAAGGCGTTTGCTGAAACCGACTTCCGCCGCGACCTGGAAACCATCAGCGTCCCCGCGCTGGTCATTCACGGCGACGACGACAAGACGGTGCCGATCAAGAACAGCGGTGACCGGATGAACCAGCACCTCAAGCACGCCACGTACGTAACCTACGACGGCGCGCCCCACGGCCTGTTCATCACGGAGAAAGACAAGCTGAACCGCGACCTGGTGGAGTTTGCTACCAGCGGCACAGTGCGCAGCGACGAGAACCGCTAG
- a CDS encoding HNH endonuclease, which translates to MDQKVLVLNGDYTAITLCSVQKAFVLLFLDKAEMIARSESGVLRTVSTTYPKPSIIRLQRYVRVPYKGIALSRHNIMKRDHFECQYCGATKNLTLDHVLPRSRGGDSSWGNLLTACSRCNHAKGHRTPQEAGLTIRQQPKKPTLSGFLRLSAGTIDQNWHAYLTH; encoded by the coding sequence ATGGATCAAAAAGTCTTAGTCCTGAATGGCGACTATACCGCCATAACGCTGTGCAGCGTGCAGAAAGCCTTCGTCCTGCTGTTTCTCGATAAAGCCGAGATGATAGCCCGGTCGGAGAGTGGCGTATTGCGCACCGTGAGCACCACGTACCCCAAGCCCAGCATCATCCGGCTGCAGCGCTACGTGCGGGTGCCGTACAAGGGCATTGCCCTGAGCCGCCACAACATCATGAAGCGCGACCATTTCGAGTGTCAGTATTGCGGCGCCACCAAAAACCTCACCCTCGACCACGTGCTGCCCCGTTCCCGCGGCGGCGACAGCAGCTGGGGCAACCTGCTCACGGCCTGCTCGCGCTGCAACCACGCCAAAGGCCACCGCACGCCGCAGGAAGCCGGCCTCACCATCAGGCAACAGCCCAAAAAACCCACCTTGTCCGGGTTTCTCAGGCTCAGCGCCGGCACCATCGACCAGAACTGGCACGCCTATCTCACCCACTAA
- a CDS encoding C40 family peptidase, producing the protein MEHGICALSVVPVRAEPTDKAEIVTQLIFGECYSIQLTQGMWIQIRTTADQYVGWMDLKQHTPVSSEYLAAWQAQDHPRTLDVVQMVSCPNTRIPVQLGSRLPFFDGMTLRVGEQQMFYNGAATNPLNGHGPHGPVDQRLRLLQKMALTYLKAPYLWGGKSLFGIDCSGLMQQLYGLIGVQLPRDARQQINLGLPVHFVAQTQPGDLAFFDNADGNIVHVGLLLEDQQILHASGEVRIDPLDHNGIFHRDRQKYTHKLRLIKRLLAE; encoded by the coding sequence GTGGAACACGGAATCTGCGCGTTGAGCGTTGTGCCGGTGCGCGCGGAGCCCACCGATAAAGCCGAAATCGTCACCCAGCTCATCTTCGGCGAGTGCTATTCCATTCAACTCACCCAGGGCATGTGGATCCAGATCCGGACCACCGCCGACCAGTACGTGGGCTGGATGGACCTCAAGCAACACACGCCCGTGAGTTCGGAGTACCTGGCCGCCTGGCAGGCCCAGGACCACCCGCGCACGTTGGATGTGGTGCAGATGGTAAGCTGCCCCAACACGCGCATTCCGGTGCAGTTGGGCTCACGCCTGCCGTTTTTTGATGGTATGACACTGCGCGTCGGCGAGCAGCAGATGTTTTATAACGGGGCCGCCACCAACCCGCTGAACGGCCACGGCCCGCACGGCCCCGTGGACCAGCGCCTGCGGCTGCTCCAGAAAATGGCCCTTACGTATCTGAAAGCGCCCTACCTGTGGGGCGGTAAAAGCCTGTTCGGCATCGACTGCTCGGGGCTGATGCAGCAGCTCTACGGCCTGATTGGGGTGCAGCTCCCGCGCGACGCCCGCCAGCAGATCAACCTAGGCCTGCCCGTGCACTTCGTGGCCCAGACCCAGCCCGGTGACCTGGCCTTCTTCGACAACGCCGACGGCAACATCGTGCACGTGGGCCTGTTGCTGGAGGATCAGCAGATTCTGCACGCCAGCGGCGAAGTCCGCATCGACCCGCTCGACCACAACGGCATCTTCCACCGCGACCGGCAGAAGTACACCCACAAGCTGCGCCTCATCAAGCGCCTGCTGGCCGAGTAG
- the smpB gene encoding SsrA-binding protein SmpB: MASKKDDAPKRINIQNRRASHEYAFLVKYDAGIMLQGTEIKSIREGSVQLQDGFCTFHTDGSLWLNQVTIAKYTEGTYNNHEPMRARKLLLNKRELKQLANKNQEQGLTIIPLRMFVSDRGFAKVEIALAKGKKLYDKRDDLKAKDQKREMDRARDY; this comes from the coding sequence ATGGCTTCCAAAAAAGACGACGCGCCCAAGCGCATCAATATCCAAAACCGCCGCGCCAGCCACGAATACGCTTTCCTGGTGAAGTACGACGCCGGCATCATGCTGCAGGGTACCGAAATCAAGAGCATCCGCGAGGGCAGCGTGCAGCTGCAGGACGGCTTCTGCACGTTCCACACCGACGGCAGCCTGTGGCTCAATCAGGTGACCATCGCTAAGTACACTGAGGGCACCTACAACAACCACGAGCCCATGCGCGCCCGTAAGCTGCTGCTCAACAAGCGCGAATTGAAGCAGCTGGCCAACAAAAATCAGGAGCAGGGCCTCACCATCATCCCGCTGCGCATGTTCGTCAGCGACCGGGGCTTTGCCAAGGTGGAAATTGCGCTGGCTAAGGGCAAGAAGCTCTACGACAAGCGCGACGACCTCAAGGCCAAAGACCAGAAACGCGAAATGGACCGCGCCCGGGACTATTAA
- the tsaD gene encoding tRNA (adenosine(37)-N6)-threonylcarbamoyltransferase complex transferase subunit TsaD, translating to MQPTILAIESSCDDTSAAVLVAGEIRANVVATQQVHEQYGGVVPELASRAHQQHLIPVVNAALQKAGIRKQDLDAVAFTQGPGLLGSLLVGGMFAKTLALALNKPLIAVNHMRAHILAHFIEEPRPVFPFLCLTVSGGHTQLVVVKSALEMEIIGQTIDDAAGEAFDKTAKLLGLPYPGGPHLDKLAREGNPTRFPFPVGAMPGYDFSFSGLKTSVLYFLRKETAQNPDFVQQNLPDLCASIQHTIIQTLLRQLRRAAADQGLTQIALAGGVAANSGLRQALQDEAVAQGWQVFIPAFQFCTDNAGMVAKTAEFQYQAGDFADQLVSSDPRLKLM from the coding sequence ATGCAGCCCACCATCCTCGCCATCGAATCTTCCTGCGACGACACTTCCGCGGCCGTGCTGGTTGCCGGCGAAATCCGGGCCAATGTGGTGGCCACCCAGCAGGTGCACGAGCAATACGGCGGCGTAGTGCCCGAGCTGGCCTCGCGCGCCCACCAGCAGCACCTCATTCCGGTGGTGAATGCCGCCCTGCAAAAGGCCGGCATCCGCAAGCAGGACCTCGACGCGGTGGCCTTCACGCAGGGGCCGGGGCTGCTGGGCTCCTTATTAGTAGGGGGCATGTTCGCCAAAACCCTGGCCCTGGCCCTGAACAAGCCGCTGATTGCCGTCAACCACATGCGGGCCCACATTCTGGCGCACTTCATCGAGGAGCCGCGGCCGGTGTTTCCGTTTCTGTGCCTTACCGTGAGCGGCGGCCACACGCAACTGGTGGTGGTGAAGTCGGCACTGGAGATGGAAATCATCGGCCAGACCATCGACGACGCGGCCGGCGAAGCCTTCGACAAAACCGCCAAGCTGCTGGGCCTGCCGTATCCCGGCGGCCCGCACCTCGATAAGCTGGCGCGCGAAGGCAATCCCACGCGCTTCCCGTTCCCGGTGGGCGCTATGCCCGGCTACGACTTCAGCTTCAGCGGCCTGAAAACCTCGGTGCTCTACTTCCTGCGCAAGGAAACCGCCCAGAACCCTGATTTCGTGCAGCAGAACCTGCCCGACCTCTGCGCCAGCATCCAGCACACCATCATCCAGACGCTGCTGCGCCAGCTGCGCCGCGCCGCCGCCGACCAGGGCCTGACCCAGATTGCGCTGGCCGGTGGCGTGGCCGCCAACTCCGGTCTGCGCCAGGCTTTGCAGGACGAGGCCGTCGCCCAAGGCTGGCAGGTGTTCATCCCGGCCTTCCAGTTCTGCACCGATAACGCCGGCATGGTGGCCAAAACCGCCGAGTTCCAGTATCAGGCCGGCGACTTCGCCGACCAGCTCGTAAGCTCCGACCCGCGCCTGAAGCTCATGTAG